Proteins from one Rosa chinensis cultivar Old Blush chromosome 7, RchiOBHm-V2, whole genome shotgun sequence genomic window:
- the LOC112178493 gene encoding uncharacterized protein LOC112178493, which produces MKEGETITEYFARVMAVANKMRSNGEEMPDSKVVQKILRTLKERFTYVVVSIEESKNTESLSIDELQSSLVVHKQKFKRVTSYESDQALKVEDRAGGRGRGRAPLRGRGRGSGHQTFTRATVECFKCHNLGHFQYECPKWNREANYAQLDEEEELMLMAYVEKHDAKRSDAWFIDLGCSNHMCGNRGMFLSLVDELKHSVKYGNNTRMTVVGKGSVKLVFNGTSFVI; this is translated from the coding sequence ATGAAAGAAGGAGAGACGATCACAGAGTATTTTGCAAGGGTCATGGCAGTGGCAAATAAGATGAGAagcaatggagaagaaatgcCTGATTCTAAAGTGGTTCAGAAAATTCTCCGAACTTTGAAGGAGAGGTTTACCTATGTGGTCGTGTCAATTGAGGAGTCCAAGAACACTGAATCACTCTCAATTGATGAGCTGCAAAGCTCTCTTGTAGTTCACAAGCAAAAATTCAAGAGAGTGACCAGCTATGAAAGTGATCAAGCTCTCAAGGTAGAAGATCGAGCAGGAGGCAGAGGCCGTGGAAGAGCACCATTACGAGGAAGAGGACGTGGAAGTGGGCACCAAACCTTCACCAGAGCAACGGTGGAGTGCTTCAAGTGTCATAATCTAGGACACTTTCAGTATGAGTGTCCCAAGTGGAATAGGGAAGCCAATTATGCTCAGCTAGACGAAGAGGAAGAGCTGATGTTGATGGCATACGTCGAAAAACATGATGCAAAGAGGAGTGACGCCTGGTTTATTGACTTAGGTTGTTCGAATCATATGTGTGGGAATAGAGGTATGTTCTTAAGTTTAGTAGATGAACTTAAACATTCAGTGAAGTATGGCAACAACACTAGAATGACAGTGGTCGGAAAGGGTAGTGTGAAGCTGGTGTTTAATGGTACGAGCTTTGTTATTTGA